Part of the Candidatus Saccharibacteria bacterium genome, TCGTCGTAATTAACACTGCTTAGTTGGTAGAGCGGGGCCAGTGCATAGGCCGTGGTTATTGCAAAAAAACTAGTAATTAAACCAAGCCAACTTAGCCAATAACTACTCATAGCCACTAATAAAAATCCTATTAGCACTAACGAATTGCCAACTGGAATGTAGAAAATTATCAGCAAAGCAAACAAACTGTAGTTAAACACAGAAGTTGGCAGGCGGTGAGTTATAGACCTAAATCGTTCACTAAGTAGAGGCATAAATTCATACAAGAACGCAGCGCCGATAATTGCCCAAAACCAATTTGAATTACTATAAAGCTCGCCATTAATAAACAACAAACTTATAATCACGTAGATTGATATTTCAACAACACGTGTTACATAGTCTCTATGAATGTTCTCGTCGTAACTAGAGAACGTATATTCTTGCGGCATCTTGCTTATGATTTTAGCAGCTATTGGCAAGTTTTATAACGAAGAACTTATTTTCACTTATGAATATGGCTTCTCTTATTGGATTGAAAAGAACTTTCATGAGGTTGTAAAACAAAGCTTTAGAAAATAGTATATTGTTCAATACGTACACAAGCTTACTTGGATTTATGAAGTTTAATCAGCGAATAATGTATACCTAATTGTATCTTTATACAACAAGCGAGCGAGCTGTTCTTAGCAGGAAAATATCCCTAGAAACATAAAAACCCACCAAGGCCAAATTGCTGGAAACACTACGTAATAGTGTAAATATTAAAGCAGGCAATATAATCACATATAAAATGTAAACATATTTATTTGTTGTAGCTGTACTTTTCGATACTCGGTACATCATCTCGAAGACAGATGCAGCAAGTAAAAAGCAAAAGCCTCCGATTGGCAAAGCGATCTCTACATGAGCCGCTTCACTGCTGAAAATATGTAAGACTGCAAAAATGCCGAGCGATAATGAAGAGTAAAATAGGATTTTTGCAGTAAAACTACCCTGATTTGAGACAGTTCTACTATTAGTTGTAGTGCTAGACAAGGCAAGCCACAGCTCAAAGAGAGAAGTTAATATAATTATCAGTATGCTAAAAAATAATACAATGTCTTTGTCGGCAAAATAAACGCAAACAACTCCGAGGAATTGCAGTATATATAGTTTAAGGTATTTCATAATACTTACAGTATGGCAGGGGTACCAGGACTTGAACCCGGCCTTTGGGTTTTGGAGACCCACGTGCTAGCCACTGACACTATACCCCTATTAGGCTAGTAGTTAGTATCTGGTATTTGGTAATTAGTATCAAGTAAAAATAGGCGCTCCTAGCGAAACACCTACTACTAACTGCAGAATACGAGCTTTTTAGACTTCGTTTCGTCCTAGATTCTTCTTTGTTTCTTTGTACAGCACGTGCTTACGAGCTACTGGATCGTATTTCTTAAGCTCAATAGGCTCTTGTGTGTTCTGAGTGTTACGTTTTGTAACATAGGTACGATGCCCCGTCTCGGTGCTAACAAGTCCAAATAGTTTTCGTTTACCTTTTTTTGCCATTATATTCCTCTTTCGGTGTGTAACTTTAACAGATTAGGTTCACTTAATCAATCATTCTAGGCTTGCTTTGTATAAAACTAATTGATTGTCATGATGGATTAGAGTCATAGTTCTCTTTCTAACCTGCGGTAATAAGCGCGATCATAATAGATGTTTGCAATTTGTAGACAAAAACAACCAATATATATCGGAAGCATTATGGTCCCCACATTTGGATTTAATAATAGATCGAGGATAATATACATAAATCCGAAAAAGACGATGTGAGCTTCTATAGATTTATACTTTGCAATGCGCGTTCGTAAAGCTAAGTCTGACTGCTGTGTTAATTCTACTATCGCTTGGACGATTAGCATTGGAGTAATAATTAAAAAACGTAATATTTTCATGTTCAATCTTATGGAGCCGCGACCGGGATTTGAACCCGGGGCCCCTTCCTTACCATGGAAGTGCTCTACCCCTGAGCTATCGCGGCATGTTTATTGATTATAGATTAATAAATTAAAAAAGCCCACATGGGCTGCATGGTGCTGGGAGCAGGATTCGAACCTGCGAAGGCACTAGGCCGACAGATTTACAGTCTGTTGCGTTTGACCGCTTCGCTATCCCAGCATGGAGCCGCCTGTCGGATTCGAACCGACGACCCACGGTTTACAAAACCGTTGCTCTGACCAACTGAGCTAAGGCGGCAAAAAATACTTAAAACATCGTAGCAAAGGCTACAGAAAACTCCAAGTAATTACTGGACTTTTTTTGCCCGTTGTACGGTGTTTTTTCGGCCTTTGGGAACTATTAGTTTTTTTAGTTTGTCTTCTACTATCTTTACAGACTCATCATCACCCACTGCTTTATAAGCATCAATTAGTATTTTATAGGTTTGAGGATTCGGTTCTAACTCGGCAGCTTTTATAAGCTGTTCGATCACAAGCTTACCTTTTTCTT contains:
- the rpmG gene encoding 50S ribosomal protein L33; its protein translation is MAKKGKRKLFGLVSTETGHRTYVTKRNTQNTQEPIELKKYDPVARKHVLYKETKKNLGRNEV